From a region of the Deltaproteobacteria bacterium genome:
- a CDS encoding plasmid pRiA4b ORF-3 family protein → MEVTLKDIRPLIWRRFLVPANITFYKLHQVLQIVMGWGGYHLFGFYIDKNILISIPDPTAPFFKCLNAKRKKLNEYFEKEGDKIRYLYDFGDSWEHEIKLKKILSVDQRMKHPVCIKGERGCPPEDCGGTGGYEDLLEIIMDPEHEEYEEKTCWLGDNFDTEGFDIDVINAILKKVKFR, encoded by the coding sequence TTGGAAGTAACTTTAAAAGATATCAGACCTCTAATATGGAGAAGGTTTCTGGTGCCAGCCAACATTACTTTCTACAAATTACACCAGGTGCTTCAAATCGTCATGGGATGGGGTGGCTATCATCTCTTTGGTTTTTATATAGACAAAAACATACTTATAAGTATTCCTGACCCTACTGCACCTTTCTTTAAGTGCCTGAATGCCAAAAGAAAAAAGCTGAATGAATATTTTGAGAAAGAAGGGGATAAAATTCGCTATCTTTACGATTTTGGAGATAGTTGGGAACATGAGATAAAACTGAAAAAAATTCTCTCTGTTGACCAAAGAATGAAACATCCTGTATGTATTAAAGGCGAAAGGGGCTGTCCTCCGGAAGATTGCGGCGGGACTGGTGGATATGAAGATTTGTTAGAAATAATTATGGATCCAGAACATGAAGAATATGAAGAAAAAACATGTTGGCTTGGAGACAATTTTGACACGGAGGGATTTGACATAGATGTCATAAACGCAATACTAAAAAAGGTAAAGTTCAGATAA